A stretch of Desulfovibrio desulfuricans DSM 642 DNA encodes these proteins:
- a CDS encoding NADPH-dependent FMN reductase has protein sequence MGNLTFVGISGSLRKASRNTGLLRCCAAHLPQNVSLEIADISALPFYNADIEKTAVVQRLIDLVSAADGLVLACPEYNYSLAPALKNALDWLSREPDLAPLTGKTACIVGAGGGMGTSRAQYHLRQVCVYLNLHVLNKPELFSNAFTPAFADNGDVQDEGLAGQATALMQAMTDWTLRLK, from the coding sequence ATGGGCAACCTTACCTTTGTCGGCATATCGGGCAGTCTGCGCAAGGCTTCGCGCAATACCGGGCTTTTGCGGTGCTGCGCAGCGCATCTTCCTCAGAATGTAAGCCTTGAAATTGCAGATATTTCCGCTCTGCCGTTTTACAATGCGGATATTGAAAAAACCGCTGTGGTGCAGCGCCTCATTGATCTGGTGAGCGCAGCGGACGGGCTGGTTCTGGCCTGCCCAGAATACAACTATTCTCTTGCTCCCGCGCTGAAAAACGCGCTGGACTGGCTCTCGCGCGAACCCGACCTCGCGCCCCTTACAGGCAAAACCGCCTGCATCGTGGGCGCTGGCGGCGGCATGGGCACATCGCGGGCGCAGTATCATCTGCGCCAGGTATGCGTGTATCTGAATCTGCACGTGCTGAACAAGCCTGAGCTTTTTTCCAACGCTTTCACGCCTGCCTTTGCTGATAACGGCGATGTGCAGGATGAAGGCCTTGCGGGTCAGGCAACGGCCCTCATGCAGGCCATGACCGACTGGACGCTGCGGCTGAAGTAG
- a CDS encoding thioesterase family protein: MSNTITPGMNGTAETTVTEAMLASTVGSGKVSVFSTAMMVAWMEGTAVDVVQPYLEEGQTTVGTGISVSHVAATPQGMKVRFTAEVTVVSPNGKGLSFRVAAYDETGLIGEGTHERVVVNKDKFESRTRDKAKA; this comes from the coding sequence ATGAGCAATACTATTACGCCCGGCATGAACGGCACGGCAGAAACCACTGTTACCGAGGCCATGCTGGCAAGCACGGTGGGCAGCGGCAAGGTCAGCGTGTTTTCCACGGCCATGATGGTAGCCTGGATGGAAGGCACCGCCGTGGATGTGGTGCAGCCATACCTGGAAGAAGGGCAGACGACCGTAGGAACCGGCATCAGCGTCAGCCATGTGGCAGCGACGCCGCAGGGTATGAAGGTGCGCTTTACCGCAGAGGTAACCGTAGTTTCCCCAAATGGCAAAGGCCTGAGTTTCAGGGTGGCTGCCTATGACGAAACTGGGCTGATCGGCGAGGGCACCCACGAGCGCGTGGTTGTGAACAAAGATAAATTTGAGAGCAGAACCAGGGACAAGGCAAAAGCCTGA
- a CDS encoding DctP family TRAP transporter solute-binding subunit translates to MKGFLRWTWGVVFVCLLAGGVLTALPQQAAAAAYKAEYKLSVVPGATSGWGLTAARFAELVHERTNGRINIKVYPSSQLLAGKQTSEFLMLRNGAIDFALASPINWSPQIKELNLTALPFLMAVQPDRYKAIDAVTSGKSGTMLIAAVESKGVKILGWGENGFREMTTSKGPITKSEDMQGLKIRVVGSPIFIDTFRALGANPVNMNWAEATTGFQQGVVDGQENPTNGINIPLKIWDYHKFLCDWHYVIDPLMLGVNPGVWKSFSPEDQQILLACAKEMELYGKALSRLGMDDGQSKAYLEKIGKLPEITDPYACLEQHGMTVTRLSPEQTAQFFKATQAVRDEWTAKIGADLVKAAEQDMAAAK, encoded by the coding sequence ATGAAGGGCTTTTTGCGTTGGACATGGGGCGTTGTGTTCGTCTGCCTGCTGGCGGGCGGCGTGTTGACCGCATTGCCGCAACAGGCGGCTGCGGCGGCCTACAAGGCGGAATACAAACTCAGCGTGGTACCCGGCGCAACATCCGGGTGGGGCCTCACGGCAGCCCGCTTTGCGGAACTGGTGCACGAGCGCACCAACGGGCGCATCAATATCAAGGTCTACCCCTCCAGCCAGTTGCTGGCAGGCAAGCAGACTTCCGAATTTCTCATGCTGCGCAATGGTGCCATTGACTTTGCCCTGGCATCGCCGATCAACTGGTCGCCGCAGATCAAGGAACTGAACCTCACAGCCCTGCCATTTCTCATGGCTGTGCAGCCCGACCGCTACAAAGCCATAGACGCCGTTACCTCCGGCAAGTCTGGTACAATGCTGATCGCCGCCGTTGAAAGCAAGGGCGTCAAAATCCTCGGATGGGGCGAAAACGGCTTCCGCGAAATGACCACAAGCAAAGGCCCCATCACCAAGTCTGAAGATATGCAGGGCCTGAAAATTCGCGTGGTGGGCAGCCCGATCTTTATTGATACGTTTCGTGCTCTGGGCGCGAACCCGGTCAACATGAACTGGGCCGAAGCCACCACGGGCTTTCAGCAGGGTGTTGTGGACGGGCAGGAAAATCCCACCAACGGCATCAACATCCCCCTGAAAATATGGGACTATCATAAATTCCTCTGTGATTGGCACTACGTCATCGACCCCCTGATGCTGGGCGTAAACCCCGGCGTGTGGAAGAGCTTTTCGCCTGAAGACCAGCAGATTCTGCTGGCCTGCGCCAAGGAGATGGAGCTGTACGGCAAGGCGCTCTCCCGCCTGGGCATGGATGACGGACAATCCAAGGCCTACCTTGAAAAAATCGGCAAGCTCCCGGAAATTACCGATCCTTATGCCTGCCTTGAGCAGCATGGCATGACCGTGACACGCCTTAGCCCGGAGCAGACTGCCCAGTTCTTCAAGGCCACACAGGCCGTGCGCGATGAGTGGACTGCAAAGATCGGGGCCGATCTTGTCAAAGCGGCAGAGCAGGACATGGCGGCTGCGAAATAG
- a CDS encoding TRAP transporter small permease, which translates to MGKNMWSLLDRRFEDYLGSFMLAAMAAIAFINVVVRYCTSFSFAWTEELTINFFVWITMLGTARAFREGGHLGMTALYNALPLRFRRACYWGSVLLAVCFFGALFWTGLTEVLDEIDLEATSEALGIPVWWYTIATPAFSLLIIFRIAQRAVEDQRANNF; encoded by the coding sequence ATGGGCAAGAACATGTGGAGTTTGCTGGACAGACGGTTTGAGGACTACCTGGGATCGTTCATGCTGGCTGCTATGGCGGCCATTGCTTTTATCAACGTGGTAGTGCGCTACTGCACCTCTTTTTCTTTTGCCTGGACAGAAGAACTGACCATCAATTTTTTCGTCTGGATAACCATGCTGGGAACAGCCCGGGCATTCCGCGAAGGCGGACACCTGGGCATGACCGCCCTGTACAATGCACTGCCCTTGCGTTTTCGCCGCGCATGCTACTGGGGCTCCGTGCTGCTGGCGGTATGCTTTTTTGGCGCTCTGTTCTGGACAGGGCTCACCGAAGTGCTGGACGAAATTGACCTTGAGGCTACTTCCGAAGCTTTGGGGATTCCGGTGTGGTGGTACACCATTGCCACGCCCGCGTTTTCCCTGCTGATCATTTTCCGCATTGCGCAAAGGGCCGTTGAAGACCAGCGCGCCAACAACTTTTAG
- a CDS encoding TRAP transporter large permease → MDSLLHDPAFWLLALFIIPLLLRVPIALALGFSALAVVWKWDMGLNMLSYNFFAGIAKFPLLAIPFFILAGYIMERAGIAARIVALMEALVGSMTGGLAVATVAVATFWGAVSGSGPATVAALGLILIPGMAKAGYDKAFATATVSVTSGLAIVIPPSIAFIVYGGVADVSVPALFAAGFIPGVVVAVFIMGAVLLISRKHGYKGKERQQPVSKALREAFWGIMTPVVILGGIYGGVFTPTEAAAVAIFYGLFVGVFIYRTINSLSVMVEILTETVKATAVVMIVVTCAGLYSWVGSTVGLVEKCSGVLLGVSENPWIVLFMINIILLLAGMLLDAISIYYVFLPFMLPIMTHFQWDPVWFGIMMTTNLAVGQVTPPVAVNLYVGAKISGLTMEQISKAALPLIGAALLALAVITAFPELSTFMPKLLGLY, encoded by the coding sequence ATGGATTCCCTGTTACACGATCCCGCATTCTGGCTGCTGGCGCTTTTCATCATCCCCCTGTTGCTGCGGGTGCCCATTGCCCTGGCGCTGGGCTTTTCCGCCCTCGCTGTGGTGTGGAAGTGGGATATGGGACTTAACATGCTTTCCTACAATTTTTTTGCAGGAATAGCCAAGTTTCCCCTGCTGGCCATCCCCTTCTTTATTCTGGCGGGCTACATCATGGAGCGCGCAGGCATTGCCGCCCGCATTGTGGCGCTTATGGAAGCGCTGGTCGGCTCCATGACAGGCGGGCTGGCAGTCGCAACGGTTGCGGTTGCCACCTTCTGGGGCGCTGTGAGCGGCTCCGGCCCTGCAACGGTTGCTGCGCTGGGTCTTATTCTTATTCCCGGCATGGCCAAGGCTGGCTACGATAAAGCCTTTGCCACCGCAACGGTTTCCGTTACCTCCGGGCTTGCCATCGTCATCCCGCCAAGCATTGCCTTTATCGTTTATGGCGGTGTTGCGGATGTTTCTGTGCCTGCGCTCTTTGCGGCTGGTTTTATCCCCGGCGTTGTGGTCGCCGTATTCATTATGGGCGCGGTGCTGCTCATATCCCGCAAGCACGGGTACAAGGGCAAGGAGCGGCAACAGCCTGTCAGCAAGGCTCTGCGCGAGGCCTTTTGGGGCATCATGACCCCGGTGGTTATTCTGGGCGGGATTTACGGCGGCGTGTTTACCCCCACCGAGGCCGCTGCGGTTGCCATCTTTTACGGCCTCTTTGTGGGCGTCTTTATTTACCGCACCATCAACAGCCTTTCGGTGATGGTTGAAATTCTCACTGAAACCGTCAAGGCCACGGCCGTTGTCATGATTGTGGTTACCTGCGCAGGCCTGTACTCCTGGGTGGGATCAACCGTGGGGCTTGTAGAAAAATGTTCTGGCGTTCTGCTGGGCGTTTCGGAAAATCCCTGGATTGTCCTGTTCATGATCAACATCATCCTGCTGCTTGCGGGCATGTTGCTGGACGCCATTTCCATCTACTATGTTTTTCTGCCCTTCATGCTGCCCATTATGACGCATTTTCAGTGGGACCCTGTGTGGTTCGGCATCATGATGACCACCAACCTTGCCGTGGGGCAGGTTACGCCGCCTGTTGCGGTTAATCTGTACGTAGGGGCCAAGATCAGCGGCCTGACCATGGAGCAGATCAGCAAAGCGGCCCTGCCGCTCATTGGCGCTGCCCTGCTTGCTCTGGCTGTCATAACCGCATTCCCGGAACTCTCCACCTTTATGCCCAAGCTGCTGGGCCTGTATTGA